The region CACACCTTCCCGTGGGACGAGGACGTGGGTTATGCGTCCCAGCTCCACAGCGAGGAACTCTACGGCAGTGAGGAACAACGGCGCGGAGACGCCTACGCGGGCTGGATCGCCCGCGAGCATCCGGATTTCGACTATATCGAGGCGCTCATGGGAGAGCGAACCGAAATGTACTACATGCCACAGGTGAGCCCGCTGCCCGCCCACCTGACCGTGGAATCCTGGGCCGCCGACCGCGCGATCGACGCGTTGCGCGCGTCCGACGACCGGCCCTTCTTCGGTTTCGTGTCCCTCATCGGTCCCCATCCGCCCTTCGCGCCGCCCGTGCCCTTCAACCGGATCTACGACCCCGACCGCATGCCGGGTCCGGTCCGCGGCGATCTTTCGGTGGACCACCTGGACGAGCAGATTCCCTTCATGAACCGGATTATCTGGGCAGATGAAATCAACGACGCGCAGACCCGTGTCCTGAAGGCCCGGTATTACGGAGAAATCACCTACATCGACGATTGCCTGGGCCGGATCCTGGACACCGTCGAAGCCCGCGAGGACGCCGGCAACACGCTCATCTGCTTCTTCTCCGATCACGGCGACCATCTCGGGGATCATACTGCGTGGCAGAAGGAGAGTTTCTTCGACGTCTCCGCCCGCGTCCCCTTCCTCGTAAGCTGGCCCGACCGCCTTCCGCGGGACGTTTTAAGGCACGACCTCGTCTGCCTGACCGACCTCTTCGCCATCGCCACCCACGCTGCAGGACGGACCCAGGTGCGCGACGGGGTGGATGTGCTCGGCGTGTTGAAAGGCAGCACCGCGCCCAGGAAAACCCTCTTCGGATATTACGGCGAACCGGGGACGGACCGGTTCAAAATCATGGTACGAAGCGGCGATTGGAAGTATATTTACCTGGCGAACGGCGGCAGGGAGCAGCTGTTCAACACGGCCGAAGACCCGGCCGAAGTGGCGAATCGGG is a window of Gemmatimonadota bacterium DNA encoding:
- a CDS encoding sulfatase-like hydrolase/transferase; translation: MTRPNILFIMTDQQRFDTIAALGNEHIYTPNMDRLVRRGVSFTQGYSTCPVCVAARTTIRTGSDPPTTRVFSNGRSAPVPGQADTLEGRCGDYLARTLSAAGYRTFGVGKFHTFPWDEDVGYASQLHSEELYGSEEQRRGDAYAGWIAREHPDFDYIEALMGERTEMYYMPQVSPLPAHLTVESWAADRAIDALRASDDRPFFGFVSLIGPHPPFAPPVPFNRIYDPDRMPGPVRGDLSVDHLDEQIPFMNRIIWADEINDAQTRVLKARYYGEITYIDDCLGRILDTVEAREDAGNTLICFFSDHGDHLGDHTAWQKESFFDVSARVPFLVSWPDRLPRDVLRHDLVCLTDLFAIATHAAGRTQVRDGVDVLGVLKGSTAPRKTLFGYYGEPGTDRFKIMVRSGDWKYIYLANGGREQLFNTAEDPAEVANRVSSDRDVAGELYRRGVQACGHPGASDALDGDRLRSFPYTKWKAARIYQFDRSRGVQGFPGHPRDVLNPWIRHGRR